From one Leifsonia soli genomic stretch:
- a CDS encoding proline--tRNA ligase, which produces MPTRLSNYFLRTLREDPSDAEVTSHRLLVRAGYIRRQAPGIFAWLPLGLRVKEKIERIIREEMAAAGAHEVHFPALLPREPYEATGRWEEYGDGIFRLKDRKDADYLLAPTHEEVFTLLVKDLYSSYKDLPLTIFQIQDKYRDEARPRAGLLRGREFTMKDAYSFDYTDAGLDTSYMAQRDAYERIFTRLGLSYVIVQADAGAMGGSRSEEFLHPTVVGEDTFVRSPGGYAANVEAFTTLAPPTRSYEKLTPQEVLDTPGTPTIQSLVELANEKHPRPDGRSWTAADTLKNVVLALTHLDGTRDLVVVGLPGDREVDMKRAEVAFAPAEVEAATDEDFARHPGLVKGYIGPWSPEGAVLGEESATGIRYVVDPRVVDGSGWITGANIDGKHVFGLVAGRDFGWDGVVEAAEVKAGDPAPDGSGPVELARGMEIGHVFQLGRKYAEALGLKVLDENGKLVTVTMGSYGIGVTRILAIIAEENNDERGLVWPESVSPFDVHVVATGRDQVAYDLAEEVIAQLEDARLDVLYDDRPKVSPGVKFGDAELIGVPRVLVVGRGAADGEVELWNRRTGDRRTLPVAEAVAELTA; this is translated from the coding sequence GTGCCTACACGCTTGAGCAACTACTTCCTCCGCACCCTCCGTGAAGACCCCTCCGACGCCGAGGTCACCAGCCACCGCCTGCTGGTCCGCGCCGGATACATCCGCCGTCAGGCGCCGGGGATCTTCGCGTGGCTGCCGCTGGGGCTGCGCGTGAAGGAGAAGATCGAGCGCATCATCCGCGAGGAGATGGCGGCCGCCGGGGCGCACGAGGTGCACTTCCCCGCGCTGCTGCCCCGCGAGCCCTACGAGGCGACGGGCCGGTGGGAGGAGTACGGCGACGGCATCTTCCGGCTCAAAGACCGCAAGGACGCCGACTATCTGCTCGCTCCGACGCACGAAGAGGTCTTCACGCTGCTCGTGAAAGACCTGTACTCGTCGTACAAAGACCTCCCGCTGACGATCTTCCAGATCCAGGACAAGTACCGCGACGAGGCACGTCCGCGGGCCGGCCTGCTGCGCGGGCGCGAGTTCACGATGAAGGACGCCTACTCGTTCGACTACACCGACGCGGGCCTCGACACGAGCTACATGGCGCAGCGCGACGCCTACGAGCGCATCTTCACGCGGCTCGGGCTGTCGTATGTGATCGTCCAGGCCGACGCCGGCGCCATGGGCGGCTCGCGGTCGGAGGAGTTCCTGCACCCGACGGTGGTCGGCGAAGACACGTTCGTGCGCTCGCCCGGCGGCTACGCGGCCAACGTCGAGGCGTTCACCACGCTGGCGCCTCCCACCCGCTCCTACGAGAAGCTGACGCCCCAGGAGGTGCTCGACACCCCGGGCACGCCCACCATCCAGTCGCTCGTCGAGCTGGCCAACGAGAAGCACCCCCGGCCGGACGGCCGCTCGTGGACGGCCGCCGACACGCTCAAGAACGTCGTGCTCGCCCTGACGCACCTCGACGGAACGCGCGACCTGGTGGTCGTCGGGCTGCCCGGCGACCGCGAGGTCGACATGAAGCGTGCGGAGGTCGCCTTCGCGCCCGCCGAGGTCGAGGCCGCGACGGACGAGGACTTCGCCAGGCACCCCGGCCTCGTCAAGGGCTACATCGGCCCCTGGTCGCCCGAGGGCGCCGTTCTGGGCGAGGAGTCCGCGACCGGCATCCGCTACGTCGTCGACCCGCGCGTGGTGGACGGCTCCGGCTGGATCACCGGTGCGAACATCGACGGAAAGCACGTCTTCGGGCTCGTCGCGGGCCGCGACTTCGGCTGGGACGGCGTCGTCGAGGCCGCCGAGGTCAAGGCGGGCGATCCCGCGCCGGACGGCTCCGGCCCCGTCGAGCTCGCCCGCGGCATGGAGATCGGCCACGTCTTCCAGCTCGGCCGCAAGTACGCGGAGGCGCTCGGCCTCAAGGTGCTCGACGAGAACGGCAAGCTCGTCACGGTCACCATGGGCTCGTACGGCATCGGCGTGACGCGCATCCTCGCGATCATCGCGGAGGAGAACAACGACGAGCGCGGCCTGGTGTGGCCGGAGTCGGTCTCGCCGTTCGATGTGCACGTGGTCGCCACCGGCCGTGACCAGGTCGCCTACGACCTGGCGGAGGAGGTCATCGCGCAGCTGGAGGACGCCCGTCTCGACGTGCTCTACGACGACCGGCCGAAGGTGTCGCCGGGCGTGAAGTTCGGCGATGCCGAGCTGATCGGCGTCCCGCGGGTGCTGGTCGTCGGCCGCGGGGCCGCTGACGGCGAGGTCGAGCTGTGGAACCGCCGCACCGGCGACCGCCGCACGCTGCCCGTCGCGGAGGCCGTGGCCGAGCTCACGGCGTAG
- a CDS encoding aromatic acid exporter family protein, translating into MARTRSSGRRLPAGIALPATIRTSTRAPFLQVVKTAVAMILAWTVASIFVHGELPVFATIAALLVVQPSVNQSVGRAIERSIGVIVGVVIAYLIGLAFGTNSWIVLLAVVVSVLLAWALRLTPGTANQVPITAMLVLAIGASDPQYALARIVETVIGAVIGVVVNVAVVPPVLTAPARQAVIALGREIASTLDRLATALTTEQTRAELDALLIEARLLRPMETKAQAALIAADESLSLNPRQRKHRVFLQHDQELFDRLRPLINRTLGMTRAYHDHYDDSLAGEPTIHAIAEELHRAAHDLRLLARDPDEPIVEPGTETAGIPVLTAPLTVATPDPRHWVLIGSLVEDLRRIHVEIAGDDASTG; encoded by the coding sequence GTGGCACGCACCAGATCGTCCGGACGCCGGCTCCCGGCGGGGATCGCCCTCCCCGCCACCATCCGCACCTCGACGCGCGCGCCCTTCCTGCAGGTGGTGAAGACGGCTGTCGCGATGATCCTGGCCTGGACGGTCGCGAGCATCTTCGTGCACGGCGAGCTGCCGGTCTTCGCGACCATCGCCGCGCTGCTCGTCGTCCAGCCGAGCGTCAACCAGTCCGTCGGGCGCGCGATCGAGCGCTCGATCGGTGTGATCGTCGGGGTCGTGATCGCCTACCTCATCGGTCTGGCGTTCGGGACGAACAGCTGGATCGTGCTGCTCGCGGTCGTCGTCTCCGTGCTCCTCGCCTGGGCGCTCCGCCTGACGCCGGGTACGGCCAACCAGGTGCCCATCACCGCGATGCTGGTGCTCGCGATCGGCGCTTCCGACCCGCAGTACGCGCTCGCCCGGATCGTGGAGACGGTGATCGGCGCGGTGATCGGCGTCGTCGTCAACGTCGCCGTCGTCCCGCCGGTGCTGACGGCACCGGCACGCCAGGCGGTCATCGCGCTCGGCCGTGAGATCGCATCCACCCTGGACCGGCTCGCCACCGCGCTGACCACGGAGCAGACGCGCGCCGAGCTGGATGCGCTCCTCATCGAAGCGCGCCTGCTGCGCCCGATGGAGACCAAGGCGCAGGCGGCGCTGATCGCGGCCGACGAGAGCCTGTCGCTGAACCCGCGACAGCGCAAGCACCGGGTGTTCCTGCAGCACGACCAGGAGCTCTTCGATCGGCTGCGACCGCTGATCAACCGCACGCTCGGGATGACGCGCGCCTACCACGACCACTACGACGACAGCCTGGCGGGCGAGCCGACCATCCACGCGATCGCCGAGGAGCTGCACAGGGCCGCCCACGACCTCCGGTTGCTGGCGCGCGACCCGGACGAGCCGATCGTCGAGCCGGGGACCGAGACGGCGGGCATCCCCGTGCTCACGGCGCCGCTGACGGTCGCGACGCCGGACCCCCGGCACTGGGTGCTGATCGGCTCGCTCGTGGAGGACCTCCGCCGCATCCACGTCGAGATCGCCGGCGACGACGCGTCGACCGGCTGA
- a CDS encoding winged helix DNA-binding domain-containing protein, whose protein sequence is MPARRSDLLRLRRLAQAIDGPREPDPASVARRLLALQGQDFAAGCWALALRTTGATQSDVLAALDAGLVIRSWPMRGTLHFVPPEDLRWMLSVTTDRIVAGLARRQQQLELTAADFARAADVVTAALTGGGSIGRAELMQLWEGAGLTTTGQRGYHLIYFLAQTGLLCWGPVVRSANGNPTQALVLLDEWAPPPPALEPDEAAARFLLRYLEGHGPATVKDFVWWTKGTVALAKTARSVLGDALTTLEVDGVEYLLTAELADRAVSAPPTRSEKDAVHLLPAFDEYLLGYQDRTPILDDEHWELIVPGNNGIFQPIIVAAGRVVGTWRREGGRVTPQPFSSLSAARETQLQRSARAYATYAAG, encoded by the coding sequence ATGCCCGCCCGCCGCTCCGACCTGCTCCGCCTCCGCCGGCTCGCCCAGGCGATCGACGGGCCGCGCGAACCCGACCCCGCTTCCGTGGCCCGGCGGCTGCTCGCGCTCCAGGGCCAGGACTTCGCCGCCGGCTGCTGGGCGCTCGCGCTGCGGACGACCGGCGCCACCCAGAGCGACGTCCTCGCCGCGCTCGACGCCGGACTCGTGATCCGCTCCTGGCCCATGCGCGGCACCCTGCACTTCGTCCCGCCGGAGGACCTGCGCTGGATGCTCTCGGTGACCACCGACCGCATCGTGGCCGGTCTCGCGCGGCGCCAGCAGCAGCTCGAGCTCACCGCCGCGGACTTCGCCCGCGCCGCCGACGTCGTCACGGCAGCGCTCACCGGCGGAGGAAGCATCGGCCGCGCCGAGCTGATGCAATTGTGGGAGGGCGCAGGGCTGACGACGACAGGGCAGCGCGGCTACCACCTGATCTACTTCCTCGCCCAGACCGGCCTGCTCTGCTGGGGTCCCGTCGTCCGCTCCGCCAACGGCAATCCGACGCAGGCGCTGGTGCTGCTCGACGAGTGGGCTCCCCCGCCTCCCGCCCTCGAACCGGACGAGGCGGCTGCGCGCTTCCTCCTCCGGTACCTGGAGGGCCACGGTCCGGCCACCGTCAAGGACTTCGTGTGGTGGACGAAGGGGACGGTCGCGCTCGCGAAGACGGCGCGTTCCGTGCTCGGGGACGCGCTGACCACACTCGAGGTCGACGGTGTGGAGTACCTGCTGACGGCGGAGCTGGCCGACCGCGCCGTCTCCGCACCGCCGACACGCTCCGAGAAGGACGCCGTGCACCTCCTGCCCGCCTTCGACGAATACCTGCTCGGCTACCAGGACCGCACGCCCATCCTCGACGACGAGCACTGGGAGCTGATCGTTCCCGGCAACAACGGCATCTTCCAGCCGATCATCGTGGCCGCCGGCCGGGTCGTCGGAACCTGGCGACGCGAGGGCGGCCGGGTGACGCCCCAGCCGTTCTCGTCGCTGAGCGCCGCCCGCGAGACGCAGCTGCAGCGGTCCGCGCGGGCGTACGCGACGTACGCCGCCGGGTAG
- a CDS encoding App1 family protein, whose protein sequence is MPSPESRPEHVSGDSVVRRGAAVEPIMHRAARIEDAFHEFRARRARKRGFLATVVPYTGYGAPTWVRILGRVVLAKDPRPGSRAERLHRKREESVRGWRSFVSVPLAQTTVTVEVEGDRHEVVTDRGGVIDTVIPVHLTPGWHTVTLSTAESARVFEAPVFIVDPKATFGIISDVDDTVMVTALPRPLLAAWNTFVLDEHARVPTPGMAVLLERLASSHPGAPVIYLSTGAWNVAPTLTRFLNRNLFPAGPLLLTDWGPTHDRWFRSGREHKRTSLARLAEEFPGLRWLLIGDDGQHDEDLYGEFTTEHPENVAAVAIRQLSSGEAVLAGGRSKADKHAELSGTPWVYSPDGAGLSEQLTELGLLR, encoded by the coding sequence ATGCCCTCCCCCGAATCGCGCCCCGAGCACGTCTCCGGCGACTCCGTCGTCCGTCGCGGCGCAGCGGTCGAGCCGATCATGCACCGCGCCGCCCGCATCGAGGATGCCTTCCACGAGTTCCGCGCCCGCCGGGCTCGCAAGCGCGGATTCCTGGCGACCGTCGTGCCGTACACCGGCTACGGCGCGCCGACCTGGGTGCGCATCCTCGGCCGGGTCGTGCTCGCGAAGGACCCGCGACCGGGGAGCCGTGCCGAACGCCTGCACCGCAAGCGCGAGGAGTCGGTCCGCGGCTGGCGCTCGTTCGTCAGCGTCCCGCTCGCACAGACGACGGTGACCGTCGAGGTCGAGGGCGACCGGCACGAGGTCGTCACCGACCGCGGCGGCGTCATCGACACGGTCATCCCCGTCCACCTCACTCCCGGCTGGCACACCGTCACGCTGTCGACCGCGGAGTCGGCCCGCGTCTTCGAGGCGCCGGTGTTCATCGTCGATCCGAAGGCGACCTTCGGCATCATCTCCGACGTCGACGACACGGTGATGGTCACCGCGCTCCCCCGCCCGCTGCTCGCCGCCTGGAACACCTTCGTGCTGGACGAGCACGCGCGCGTGCCGACGCCGGGCATGGCGGTCCTGCTCGAGCGGCTGGCGTCCTCTCACCCCGGTGCGCCCGTGATCTACCTCTCCACGGGGGCCTGGAACGTCGCGCCGACGCTCACGCGCTTCCTGAACCGCAACCTGTTCCCCGCCGGCCCACTGCTTCTGACGGACTGGGGCCCCACCCACGACCGCTGGTTCCGCAGCGGGCGGGAGCACAAGCGCACCAGCCTCGCCCGCCTGGCCGAGGAGTTCCCCGGCCTCCGGTGGCTGCTCATCGGCGACGACGGTCAGCACGACGAAGATCTCTACGGCGAATTCACCACCGAGCACCCGGAGAACGTCGCCGCCGTTGCCATCCGCCAGCTGTCGAGCGGCGAGGCGGTGCTCGCCGGCGGCCGGTCCAAGGCGGACAAGCACGCGGAGCTGTCCGGCACGCCGTGGGTGTACTCGCCCGACGGCGCCGGTCTCAGCGAGCAGCTGACCGAGCTCGGCCTCCTGCGCTAG
- a CDS encoding TetR family transcriptional regulator codes for MPINDLVAGQNTVGAPLVRTEPIQERSAARIDALLDAAAEVVDEIGFDRLTTAMVAERAGASIGTVYRYFPDRIVLLQALRDRALLRYRRSVVEAIDAQSPEHWWNAVECAIDAFVEMFRTERGFRIIRFSGAERSGAGDDEVVQDTGFAHQFAQILADEYGLPAGDDLSFRLQVVVEIMDSLITRAFVEDPNGDERYIAEARTVAREYLERRFGPES; via the coding sequence GTGCCCATCAACGATCTGGTCGCCGGCCAGAACACCGTCGGAGCGCCGCTCGTGCGCACGGAGCCGATCCAGGAGCGCAGCGCCGCGCGCATCGACGCCCTCCTGGACGCCGCCGCCGAAGTGGTCGACGAGATCGGCTTCGATCGACTCACCACCGCCATGGTGGCCGAACGGGCCGGCGCGTCCATCGGGACCGTCTACCGCTATTTCCCCGACCGCATCGTGCTGCTGCAGGCGCTGCGCGACCGGGCTCTTCTCCGCTACCGCCGCTCCGTGGTCGAGGCGATCGACGCTCAGTCGCCCGAACACTGGTGGAACGCCGTCGAGTGCGCCATCGACGCGTTCGTCGAGATGTTCCGCACCGAGCGCGGCTTCCGCATCATCCGCTTCTCGGGCGCCGAGCGTTCCGGTGCAGGCGACGACGAAGTCGTCCAGGACACCGGTTTCGCCCACCAGTTCGCCCAGATCCTCGCCGACGAGTACGGCCTGCCGGCCGGCGACGACCTGTCCTTCCGGCTCCAGGTCGTCGTCGAGATCATGGACTCCCTGATCACGCGGGCTTTCGTGGAGGACCCGAACGGCGACGAGCGGTACATCGCCGAGGCCAGGACCGTTGCCCGCGAGTACCTGGAGCGGCGCTTCGGCCCCGAGTCCTGA